In Chlamydiota bacterium, one genomic interval encodes:
- a CDS encoding pantoate--beta-alanine ligase, which yields MKIISTVKEMQRYVKHNYKRARRIALVPTMGAFHDGHTMLMRQARQQCDRLVVSIFINPLQFGEGEDFARYPRDMEADLAVARECRANVVFTPSSAELYPPGYSTFVTEEQLSRRLCGPFRPGHFRGVATVVAKLFNIVRPHTAYFGQKDAQQCAVIRKMVADLNYPVRIVVMPTVREKNGLACSSRNRYLSARERREAAVLNSSLQKAQEMVRAGVREVQAILGAVRGSVAAAPLVRIEYLETVDPDTLERVSKVNDKTLLAIAARVGQSRLIDNIVLEP from the coding sequence ATGAAGATCATCAGCACGGTCAAGGAGATGCAGCGCTACGTCAAGCACAACTACAAGCGGGCGCGCAGGATCGCCCTCGTGCCCACCATGGGAGCGTTCCACGACGGACACACGATGCTGATGCGCCAGGCGCGGCAGCAGTGCGACCGGCTGGTGGTGAGCATCTTCATCAACCCGCTCCAGTTCGGCGAGGGGGAGGATTTCGCCAGGTACCCCCGCGACATGGAGGCGGACCTCGCCGTCGCCAGGGAGTGCCGGGCGAACGTCGTCTTCACCCCGAGCAGCGCGGAGCTGTACCCGCCGGGCTACTCCACCTTCGTCACCGAGGAGCAGCTCAGCCGGAGGCTCTGCGGCCCGTTCCGCCCGGGCCATTTCCGGGGCGTGGCGACCGTCGTCGCGAAGCTGTTCAACATCGTCAGGCCGCACACGGCGTACTTCGGCCAGAAGGACGCGCAACAGTGCGCGGTGATCCGCAAGATGGTCGCGGACCTGAACTACCCGGTCCGCATCGTCGTGATGCCCACCGTCCGAGAGAAGAACGGGCTCGCCTGCTCGTCCCGCAACAGATACCTGAGCGCCCGGGAGAGGAGGGAGGCCGCGGTCTTGAACAGCTCCCTCCAGAAGGCGCAGGAGATGGTTCGGGCGGGGGTCCGCGAGGTGCAGGCGATCCTCGGGGCGGTCCGGGGCTCCGTCGCGGCGGCGCCGCTCGTCCGCATCGAGTACCTCGAAACGGTCGATCCCGACACGCTCGAACGCGTGTCGAAGGTGAACGACAAGACGTTGCTCGCGATCGCGGCGCGCGTCGGTCAAAGCCGTCTCATCGACAATATCGTCCTCGAGCCCTGA
- the nadA gene encoding quinolinate synthase NadA encodes MESRDECIARIVRLKAARGAVILAHNYQRGEVQDIADFTGDSLELSRRAAATDARVIVFCGVYFMAESARILNPNKTVLLPEREAGCPLAEMLDAAQLRDWKAAHPGRPVVTYINSSAAVKAESDICCTSSNAASVVESLDAQEILFGPDMNLGAWVQAHTRKRLIVWNGYCATHAWVRPEEILDAKRAHPNAVVVAHPECGPKITALADRVCSTSGMLAFVRSSPAEEFIIVTEAGMLHRLSRDNPGTRFHLGSPRLFCPNMKRTTLASVAESLERMQHEIRVEEGIRLRAARALERMLEVRA; translated from the coding sequence ATGGAGTCCCGCGACGAGTGCATCGCGCGGATCGTTCGTCTCAAGGCCGCGCGGGGCGCCGTGATCCTCGCGCACAACTACCAGCGCGGCGAGGTGCAGGATATCGCCGACTTCACCGGCGACTCGCTGGAGCTGAGCCGCCGCGCCGCCGCCACCGACGCCCGGGTGATCGTCTTCTGCGGCGTCTATTTCATGGCGGAGAGCGCCCGGATCCTGAACCCGAACAAAACGGTCCTTTTGCCCGAGCGGGAGGCGGGCTGCCCGCTCGCCGAGATGCTCGATGCCGCCCAGCTCAGGGACTGGAAGGCCGCCCATCCGGGGCGCCCGGTCGTCACCTACATCAACTCCAGCGCGGCGGTGAAGGCGGAGAGCGACATCTGCTGCACCTCGTCGAACGCCGCGTCCGTCGTGGAGTCGCTCGATGCGCAGGAGATCCTCTTCGGGCCCGACATGAATCTCGGGGCGTGGGTGCAGGCGCACACGCGGAAGCGGCTCATCGTCTGGAACGGCTACTGCGCGACGCACGCCTGGGTGCGGCCGGAGGAGATCCTCGACGCCAAACGCGCCCATCCAAACGCCGTCGTGGTGGCGCACCCCGAGTGCGGTCCGAAGATCACCGCGCTCGCCGACCGCGTCTGCAGCACCTCCGGGATGCTCGCCTTCGTCCGCTCCTCCCCCGCGGAGGAGTTCATCATCGTCACCGAGGCGGGGATGCTGCACCGTCTCTCCCGCGACAATCCCGGCACGCGCTTCCACCTCGGCTCCCCCCGCCTCTTCTGCCCGAACATGAAGCGCACCACGCTCGCCTCCGTCGCGGAATCGCTCGAGCGGATGCAGCACGAGATCCGCGTGGAGGAGGGGATCCGCCTCCGCGCCGCCCGCGCCCTGGAGAGGATGCTGGAGGTGCGGGCGTGA
- a CDS encoding ABC transporter ATP-binding protein, whose protein sequence is MSRLAAAGPGRDGAGPGPLLEVTGLKRHFAARGGIFAKGGAPVRAVDGVSFSIGRGEALGLVGESGCGKTTVGKTILRLVEPDAGSVRFDGVEISSLSAPDLRRMRRRMQFVFQDPASSLDPRMTVGGTVGEPLRVHGLARGRLLGERIAALLRQVGLPPSAVNAYPHEFSGGQRQRIGIARALALGPEFLVLDEPVSALDVSIQAQIITLIEDLQEERNLSYLFISHDLRVVEQIADRVAVMYLGLLVEEAGRDALYERPLHPYTQALIAAVPEVGKAARRNRGGIRGEPASPSAPPPGCRFHPRCPRRMPVCPERPPRFAEPEPGHRVACWLYR, encoded by the coding sequence GTGAGCCGCCTCGCCGCCGCGGGCCCGGGGCGAGACGGGGCGGGGCCCGGCCCGCTCCTCGAGGTCACCGGTCTGAAAAGGCATTTCGCCGCGCGGGGGGGGATCTTCGCGAAGGGCGGCGCGCCGGTCCGCGCGGTGGACGGGGTCTCCTTCTCGATCGGGCGCGGCGAGGCGCTCGGCCTTGTCGGGGAGAGCGGCTGCGGCAAGACGACGGTGGGGAAGACGATCCTGCGCCTCGTCGAGCCCGACGCGGGGTCCGTCCGCTTCGACGGCGTCGAGATCTCCTCCCTTTCGGCGCCCGACCTCCGGCGGATGCGCCGGAGGATGCAGTTCGTCTTCCAGGACCCGGCATCCTCGCTCGATCCGCGGATGACGGTGGGGGGGACGGTGGGCGAGCCGCTGCGCGTCCACGGCCTCGCGAGGGGCCGCCTCCTCGGGGAGAGGATCGCGGCGCTTCTCCGGCAGGTGGGGCTCCCCCCCTCGGCGGTCAACGCCTACCCGCACGAGTTCAGCGGCGGCCAGCGGCAGCGGATAGGGATCGCCCGGGCCCTGGCCCTCGGCCCGGAGTTCCTCGTCCTCGACGAGCCGGTCTCCGCGCTCGACGTCTCGATCCAGGCCCAGATCATCACCCTCATCGAGGACCTCCAGGAGGAGCGCAACCTCTCCTACCTGTTCATCTCGCACGACCTGCGCGTCGTGGAGCAGATCGCCGACCGGGTGGCGGTGATGTACCTCGGCCTCCTCGTCGAGGAGGCCGGCAGGGACGCGCTCTACGAACGGCCGCTCCACCCGTACACGCAGGCGCTCATCGCGGCGGTGCCGGAGGTCGGCAAGGCGGCGCGCCGCAACCGCGGCGGGATCCGCGGCGAACCGGCCTCGCCGTCCGCGCCGCCCCCGGGGTGCCGCTTCCACCCGCGCTGTCCGCGCCGGATGCCGGTCTGCCCGGAGCGGCCCCCGCGGTTCGCCGAACCCGAGCCCGGACACCGGGTGGCGTGCTGGCTCTACAGATGA